From Dendropsophus ebraccatus isolate aDenEbr1 chromosome 2, aDenEbr1.pat, whole genome shotgun sequence, a single genomic window includes:
- the HOXA1 gene encoding homeobox protein Hox-A1 → MDYARMSSFLDYSSLMTGEPRAFHPDHGLTTFQSCAVTSNNCNNDDRFMVGRGVQISSHHHHHPPPPHQPGAFQSHSSLGMSYSHPSCAAGYGIQNFSSSYSHFPINQEGDVSPGFPSAVYTGSIASSVVQHHQQQQQQSYVDGPGSAHYIHHSYGPEQQNLSIAGYNSNVNSLHLNHQEVCRSPSAEASPPTQTFDWMKVKRNPPKTGKAGEYGYAGQPNTVRTNFTTKQLTELEKEFHFNKYLTRARRVEIAAALQLNETQVKIWFQNRRMKQKKREKEGLLPISPSASTGSDEKSEEMSDKSSPSPCVPSPASSSTSDHLNSSN, encoded by the exons ATGGACTATGCCAGAATGAGCTCCTTCCTGGATTACTCCAGCCTGATGACCGGGGAGCCCCGAGCCTTCCACCCCGATCATGGACTTACAACTTTCCAGTCCTGCGCAGTCACTTCCAATAACTGCAACAACGATGATCGCTTCATGGTCGGAAGGGGGGTACAAATAAGttctcatcatcaccatcatcctcctcctcctcaccaaccTGGAGCCTTCCAGAGCCACAGCAGCCTGGGCATGTCATACTCCCACCCCAGCTGTGCTGCAGGTTATGGCATCCAGAACTTCAGCTCCAGCTATTCCCACTTCCCTATAAATCAGGAGGGAGATGTCAGTCCAGGCTTTCCCAGCGCTGTGTACACTGGCAGTATTGCATCTAGTGTTGTCCAgcaccatcagcagcagcagcagcagagctaTGTGGATGGCCCAGGGTCAGCTCACTACATCCACCATAGCTATGGACCAGAGCAGCAGAACCTGTCCATTGCAGGTTACAATAGCAATGTGAACAGTCTCCACCTGAACCACCAGGAAGTGTGTCGCTCACCTTCAGCTGAAGCTTCTCCTCCAACACAGACCTTTGACTGGATGAAAGTTAAGCGAAACCCTCCTAAAACAG GTAAAGCTGGAGAGTATGGCTATGCAGGTCAACCCAACACTGTCAGAACCAATTTTACCACCAAACAGCTGACAGAATTAGAGAAGGAATTCCATTTCAACAAGTATCTGACCAGAGCCCGAAGGGTGGAGATAGCAGCTGCCTTACAGCTTAATGAAACCCAGGTGAAAATCTGGTTCCAGAACAGGAGGATGAAAcagaagaagagggagaaagaaGGTCTTCTGCCTATCTCCCCCTCAGCCAGCACAGGGAGTGATGAGAAGTCAGAGGAGATGTCAGATAAGTCAAGTCCCTCACCCTGTGTTCCATCTCCTGCTTCTTCTTCTACCTCAGACCACCTCAACTCCTCCAACTAA